From Neofelis nebulosa isolate mNeoNeb1 chromosome X, mNeoNeb1.pri, whole genome shotgun sequence:
AAAGGTGACATAAGACCACACGGACAGAACCACCCTCTACACACCCAAGAAGCCAGCGGAACATCAACAACTGTGAAACCCCCCTGgtccctcgccccccccccccgcatctgAAGCACACCGGGCACTCAGCGGACCTCTGCGTCTGAACCACCCCGATCCCTCGCCGGCCGGGCCCACGCGCTTACCCTTGGCCGTGTCGTACACGCCGAAGTAGGCCGCCCGGTAGATGATGATGCCCTGCACCGACACGTTGAAGCCCTGGTACAGGCCGCGGATGCCGTCAGACTTGGTGATCTTGACCAGGCAGTCTCCCAGGCCCCTGAACTCCCGCTCGGTGCCCGACTTGCCCACGTCGGCGGCCAGACGGGTCCTGGCGAAATCCAGCGGGTACACGAAGCACAGCGACGTGGCTCCGGCCGCCCCGCCCGACGCCAGGTTGCCGGCGAAGTACCTCCAGAACTGCGTGTGCTTGTCCACGCCCCCCAGGAAGATCTGCTTGTACTTATCCTTGAAGGCGAAGTTGAGCGCTTGCGTGGGGAAGTAGCGGATGACGTTGGCCAGGTTGCCCCTCCAGAAGGACAGGACGCCCTGCTCCTTGGGGATGCGCACGATGCAGTCCACGATGCCCTTGTACTGCTTGTCGGCGGCGATCTGCTTGCTGGCGTGCTGCACCTgcagggcgggcgggcgggcgggcgggcgcgctGGCAACAGGGCCCCAGGACAGGCGCGCCCCCGAGCGGCGCCGGGCCGCCGCCACTCCCGCTCCCGGCGGCAGAAGCCGCTCCACGGGAACGACTCTTCCGTcacccgcccccaacccccagcccccgGGCGCACGCGCGCCACTGCCCTCCCGGCGCGGACCGCGCCTGCGCGCCCGCGGGCCCGCCCCCACGCCTGCAGCAGCGCCCACGTGACCCCgcgcgcccggcccggccccggaACCCGGCGGCGCGCGGACAAAGCGGCGCGGCCTCGCACTTCCGGCGCCCGCCCGACTGCAGGCTCCGCTGCACGCGGCCCGCCGGGCCTGatgccccctccccgctcccggACCCCGGGCCCCCCACCGGGCGCACGCCgacccccgcccgcccgcctccGTCcccgcacgcgcgcgcgcgcgcacacacacacacacacacacacacacacacacctgcagcaGCAGCTTAACCCGCTCGATCGGGGCCACCGCCGTCTTGGAGATGGCGGCGGCGATGCCTCCGGCCAGGAAGTCCTTGGCGAAAGAGATGGCCTGTTCCGTCATGGTGGCGGGGCGGGCGGCACGGCGGGAGGAGTGCGGGCTGCGGGCGCGGAGAGCCGGAGGGTGGGCGCCGTTGGCTCAGCCCTGCCGCCGCCGGGACCGAAAAGACGGGGCGGCCAGCGCGCAGCCGCTAAGGGGACgacgccccgccccgcgcccccgcccgccgccaCCATTGGCTGCGCCGCGCGCCGGCGCCCCGCCCCTCCTCGCGCGCCGCGCCCCCGCGGCCTGCCGGGAGCCGCTCTGCGCCCCGCCCCGCGGCCCCGAGCGCCGCGCCCATTGGTCGCGCCGCTGCTGCCGGCCGCGCGCCTCGCCCCGGGGCCTGGCGGGAGCCGGGCCCCGCCCATGCGCCGTACGGGCCGGGTGGAGGCGGGGGGTTGGCTCGTCCGGCCCCGTGACCTTGTCAAGGTCACGCGGGGGCAGCAGCGCGCGGCGGAGGGAGACGGCTGGGGGGGGCGCTGGGTTCCCGCGCTCGGGTTCCTCCCAGACGCTGCGAGGCGCTCGTCCCGGCGACCTCCGATGCCCGGCTGTGACCTGCACGCTCGTGCCGAAGACGCCCGAGCGCCAGCCGCGACCCTGGGCTCTCCCTGCTGACCTTCCGAGGTCAGGTCTCGACCCCAGCGCTCGCCCCGAAGACCTCGGGCCCTGACCCCGACCTCCTGCCTCTTCTCGCTGACCGGTGCTCCGCCGCGGCCCTTAGGCTGCCCCCCAAAGCCCTGTCTGAGCCGCGACCCCTCGCTGCCGACGCCCGAGGTCCGGTCACCACCCCCACGCTCACCCTGAGGCTCTTCGGGCTGCACCGGTGGCTGCCCCCGCCCGTCCTTTACCGGAACACCCCCCAGGCTGGCGCGCCCCCCTGCCCGAGACCCCAGACCGTCCAGCCTGTGCGGGCGCCCCGTCCCCCTGGAGGACCCGTCCGTGCCCTTGGTGGCCCTCCCCGCAGGGGGCCCTTGCTCCCCCAGCCGCACACGTGGCACACACGCGCCCGCCTTTGCGCACACGCGTGCCTGCATGAGCCGCCACCCCCCTGCGCCCCCAGCAGCACATCCCTGCGGGGAGGCTCACCAGCCCAGACGGCTTAAGACGTGGTGAGCTTTTTACTGACTCGCAAGCGAACGTCCCGAGTAGGAAACGCATCATTTGCTCAGTTTTACGTGCTGTAAACTGGAAGCTCGAGAACATCCTGGGAGCAATCCTCACCCGAGGACTgtcttcctgtttgttttcctttctgccctctgcttccttccccttttctctgtgCTTGCCACACTGTGGTTTCCCGTGTCCCCAGTAGCAGGTGAAAAACTCTGGCACCGGATGGATCAGTGCCCGCAAAGCGCCCGGGAAAGCCCCGGGCACCAGTGCGCCGTGTCCTTGCCAACGCCCgcctctgctctgtgctgacctccaGGACAGGCCGGTCCTGCTCAGGGCGCCTGAGGCTGGCCGGCAATGCAGACGCTGACCCTGttgcggtggggggcggggggggcactCGGAAGTAGCTTAAACGGTGACAGGGTCTGGGCCCCTGAGCacggctgtgggggggggggggcgcttggAGGTTCTGGCACATTCTCGAGGCTTCGCAGGGACAGGAAGTGGAGAATGTCCCCGGACAGCCCCACGGCCACCAGGAGCAGCCAAGGGGCTCTGCAGCGGGAGGTGGTGGGGATGCTCGCCGGGGACCAGGCAGTTAGCTCAGGGGGCTGGAGCTGGGCGCTCCCAGGTGAGAACAGCATCAGCCCGTCTGGGCTGGAAGGGACCCTGGCAGTGATGATCACCGCCCGGCAGGGGAGGGTAGGGGGAGGGACCTCCAGGGCCTCTCAGCTGCTCACCCCGGATGACACTGGGACTCCAGGCCCAGGACCTGGCATGAAGTGCTTCTGTGCAGCCAGCGTCCTAAGCAGGTGGGGGCGGTTACCCTCCGGTCCGCTCCCCTTCCCCCGGCTCCTGCGCTCCGCCTGGATTCCCAGTGACCACCCCAGCGGGCAGCACTGAGACCCATGGTCCCTGGAGAATGCTTCTGGGACGAAGGAAGACACACAGTCTCTTTCCCTCATCGCTAATCGCTGTCCAGAACACGATTTTCCGCGGCGGGTCGACTCAGGCACTCCACTCTGtgctctttgtgtctctgtggttggggggcggggggtgtgtgCGTGGGTGCCACCCAAGAGGGCAGCGGCGTCTCCAACACCAGAAGCCCAGAACCCCGTGTACCTGGGGACAGCCGGTCTGGGGAGACTGCCCCCCCCTGAGACGGGCAAGGGGGAGAGGATGCCCGaaaggggctggtggggggacgCAGGGTGGGCGGGGTCCTGCAGAGGCTCACGTTTCCCGCCTCCTGTGGGCAGGCTCAGAAAGGTCCCCATTGCTAAGAATTAAGCCAGCGGTTGGAAGGAGCCGGAGGCCAGCCTTTGCTGGGCAGTCGATGCTTAAATCTGCTTCCCCAGAGCATCTGAGAAATGGGCCTATTgattaaaagaaagattttaatgaaaatgcattttaagagACCAtgcgtggggtgcctgggtggctcaacggagtatgtgtctgactttggctgaggtcacgatctcacggttcgtgggttcgagccccacgtccggctctgtgcggacagctaggagcctggaggctgcttccgattctctgtctctctctctctctgtctgcccctcccctgctcgtgctctgtctctctctcaaaaatgagtgaatgtggggcgcctgggtggcgcagtcggttaagcgtccgacttcagccaggtcacgatctcgcggtctgtgagttcgagccccgcgtcgggctctgggctgatgtctcggagcctggagcctgtttccgattctgtgtctccctgtctctctgcccctcccccgttcatgctctgtctctctctgtcccaaaaaaaaaataataaaaaacgttgaaaaaaaaaaattaaaaaaataaaaaataaaaaaaatgagtgaatgaatgtcaCCTGGAGGGTCGGGCTCAGGTCAGCCACAGAACTCCAACCTCCTCCATGCGTCAAGACCAAAGATCTTTGAAACTCCTATGCACTGTGTGCCCACACACTATCCGTTCTTTGTCTGACTCCTCTAAACATACTTTTTGCCCAAAATTCCTCATTTTAAagttatgtattttgttttgagagagacagagtgcaagcaggggaggggcagagacacagagagagagcatcccaagcaggccccatgatgtcagctcagagccccgtgtggggctccaacccacgaaccgtgagattatgacctgagccaaagtcaagagtcacacGCGTGACTGCCGGACCACCCAGGCAGCCCGTTTTTTCACAATATTCCTACTAAAAGAAAGCTCAGGACATATAGTACGGAGGTCACACGTTCTCTTCCTATTTTGGGGATGTTTTGCCACAAGAAGTTCCCGCAGACACAGACGCGGGAGGGTGAGCGGTGCGTGGAACCCATGGACCTTTCTGCGCCCTCTCTGATGTTATGGGCCTGTTGCTTTCCGCCCGGGTCCTTGGTTTACGGGCACACTTGTGGGTGTGCAAACTCCGGGCGGGCTGAGCTCTGCGCGCGGCGGCCCAGGCACGTGGCTGGTCAAGGTCGCTGGGAACAAACACGGTGTCCTTGCCAGGGCTGTGCGGCCAGGCTGACACATAAAACGCGCCCCGCAGGGCCTGGCCCCtccaggatgggggggggggggggcggggaggcagacCGGGCGGACCAAGGTGACCGGGTCAGCGTCACGCGGCTCTGCCCAGCTGGGGCTGGCACGAGGCGGGTGTGTCCCTCCAGGCTGCTGAGCACcagccaggggtgggggaagggacccAGGGCAGGAGCACTGCTGTTTTACTGCGGGTCAGGTCGTCCCACAGACAGCGGCACTGGGGGATGAAGGAGGCTGGAGCCCTTCACCTGTGTTCTTAcatggaggggggtgggaaggaggcaggagacgGGGGACCCACCTGACGGCACCGCCCCTCCCCTCGGATCagcttttcattcctttttccatCCCAGCCTCCCACAGACACACgacttctgattaaaaaaaaacaaaaaaacattgggATAGTCTGGGGGGGgctcagttcagcatccgactttggctcaagtcaagatctcatggttcctgagttcaacccttgcatcaggctccgcgctgacagctcagagtctggagcccacttccgcgattctgtgtctcctcctcccttgatcacactctgtgtgtgtgtgtctctctcaaaaataaatacaaaatttaagaaaattagagaaaaaagaattaatgtcTGTGTGGAAATCTAGAATTATAATCCACAACATGTAGTATATACATTATAAGTATGCGTAGCTACAGAATTCTATAAAACACAGGGGAAACTAATTTGCGTGTACTTGTGTATTTTTATGAGTTACGTACAGTGGCTTGTAGGCGGAAAGTGTGAGCGAAATGACTCCCAtcagcgcctggggggctcagtcctttgagcctcggacttgggttcaggtcatggtctcaggctggtgagttcgagtcccgcgtggggctcactgcagggcctgcttgggatgctctctctctatctctgcccctcccctgctggctcgctctctctcgctctctctctctctctcccccaaaaataaacattcaagataagtaaataaatcaatgaagGTGTCCGTGTATGTTTTTATAATCATCATACGATGGCCTGACGACGAGAGAAATTAGCGAAATACCCAGCAGACTCGAGCGGGAAATAGGTCGCTTGGGGACACAGGTGGCCAGCAGGCCTCTCGACCTGTTAAACCGCCGCGTGAACCACCAGCTCCCTAGACACGACTTCTGATGCTTTTTGTGGACAGAAGCGGCCCTGTGGCTCAGCATCTGGGCAGAGAGGGTAGGAGAGAGGACGCCCCAGGATCCTCCCCCCAGCATCCcggcagagagcgagggacacGGGGCTCCCCAGGATCCCCCCCAGCATCCGGGCAGAGAGCGTGGGACACGAGGCGCCCCAggatcccctcccccagcatctGGGCAGAGAGCGCGGGACACGGGGTGCCCCAGGATCCTCCCCAGCATCCGGGCAGAGAGGGTAGGAGAGAGGACGCCCcaggattcccccccccccccagcatcccGACAGAGAGCGCGGGACACGGGGCGCCCCAGGATCTCCCCCAGCATCCGGGCAGAGAGCGTGGGACATGGGGCTCCCCAggatccgcccccccccccagcatcccGGCAGAGCGCGGGACACGGGGCGCCCCAGGATTCCCCCCAGCATCCGGGCAGAGAGGGTAGGAGAGAGGACGCCCcaggattcccccccccccagcatcccGACAGAGAGCGTGGGACACGGGGCTCCCCaggatcccccccaccccagcatcccAGCAGAGAGCGCGGGACACGGGGCGCCCCAGGATTCCCCCCAGCATCCGGGCAGAGAGGGTAGGAGAGAGGACGCCCCaggatttcccccccccccaacatccaGGCAGAGAGCGCGGGACACGGGGCGCCCCAGGGTCGACCTGCTGTAAGTCACGCGCAGAAACACATGGAGAACAGGCGTGAACGAGGAACACGCGCAGTCCCGGAGCGGGAGCCGGAGGGGCCCTTCCACCGCGCCCCTGGGGGACTGCAGGCCTTTCCAGAGGCCAGgaagtgggggggcgggggggcggggcggagggagTCTCCAGCCAAGTGGCCGGGGCCTCAGATGAGCGCCTGAGGGCACGGCCCTCCTGTCCACGAGGCCTGCCCCAGGTCGGAACCCACAAAGGAGCTCAGAGCAAGTGCGTTTTGCTGGTTTAATCCGTCTGGTTAGACAAGCTGATCCGAGTAAATGTTGCACCTGACGCCCAAAttccagcctccccccccccccccccccccatcagcctcCCAGGAGAGCGTCACGCGCTGGCAGCCTCAGGGCGCCGACGACGCTCTGGTGCCCAGAACCACGTCCAGCCTGTCCCCCGCCTGCGCCACCTGCACGTCCCGGAACCCATGCTGCCCCAGCAGGCTGCGGTACTCGGCCAGGCTGCGCTCCCTGCCCTGGGCCCGCACCAGCGCGTTCAAGGCCGCCGGCAGGCTGGCCCGGGCCGCTCGCCGCTCGTCCAGGGCCGTTTCAACCACCAGGAGGCCACCGCCTGCGGACAACAGAGCCAGAGGGAGTCGTGGGCAAGATTCAGCGCACGGCCAGTCAGCGACGATGGGGGCTCGGAACTACTTTCGGGGAGGCCGAGGGCAGCGGAGGCCAAGGACGGCGCGCGCCAAGCCGCGGGGAGGGCGAGGCGACCGCGCGCGCGCCAGGCCCGTGGGGAGGCCGAGGCCGGCGCGCACCCGTGGAagcagaggtgggcagagagagacagagacacggagggagagaggggaacacaggcaGACGGACAGGGGGGCAGCCGGCAGTCTCAGGGCCCagcctgggggtgtgggggggagggtgcccGGTGCACAGGGACACAGATTCAGCGCGTGGGGGAAACCAGTCCGGGGCTGGGGGTGCAGCACGCAGGATCCCATCAGGCAGCGCGCATTCACTCTGGGAATGCCCCAAGCGGGCTGGCTGCCTGGCTCCGGGAACTCTGGGTGATGGCCGCACGAGAGCGGGGCTTCAAGCACAAAGTGGGTGCGTGTGCACGCGTCTGTCTGGGCGTCTACTTGTTTTCAAAAGCGTTCATGACGGAGAAACCAGGCCAAGCAAACAGCACCCTCGATCAAAAGAGGCCGGGAGGAAACTTGTATATGTTTGctccttttctgtgtgtttttttttttttttaattttaaaaagtttatttattttaggggggaggggcagaggcggaGGGAGacgaggaatcccaagcaggcccctcagagtcagcacagggccccacccGGGGCTCCATCTCgcgaacctgagccgaaaccaggagtggGACGCTAAGCTGCCTGAGCCACCAGAGGCCCCTGCCGATTTTGTCAAAGGGGGGTCCGCAGAAAAGGGACAGAGGAGACAGGGACACAGCAGTGACACACGTGGCTGGCTTCCGCTGCGTCTTCTGTTGTTGGTTGTACGCACTTGGCGGACGTGGGATCCGGGCGTTTGCTCCCTCGGTATGGTAACAATCTGGGTTTTTCAAAGTAACATATGCATGCGGTTCAATGGCCCGGCTCCGAAAGACTGAATGTTAGCACTGGGcgctgggaggggcgcctgggtggctccgtgtagcgtccgacttcggctcaggtcacgatctcgcgggctcgtgagtttgagccccgcgtggggctctgcgctgaggctgggagcccggagcctgctttggattctgcgtctccctctctcgctgccccaacccactcgcattctgactctgtctcaaaagtaaataaacattaagcgcacacacacacacaaaaccaggcACTTTGAGCTCTTTCCTGCAGCTCCTATGTTGCAAGGACCTGAATATTTACGGAGCGGCTccagccagcaggggagagggtcgTTGGACCCCtgcaccctccccacctcccccctcccgccaACCCTGCACAGAATAAACGGAGGAGCAGCTTAACTGCCTCCACGCTGTCTCCTGAGGGAAGTAAGGACTCAGGGCTCCTTCCACAACCCCGCCTCCTCTCCAGCGGATGATACAGTGTTGCTGCTTTGTGAGCGCTTATTCCCGGCGGGCTCTGTTCCAGGCCCTGGGAATGCAGCGGGGACTAAACAGGCACAGACGCGCCCTCCAGGGACACATCCTCCTGCTCAGCAGCCTGACTGTCCGTGTGACCTGTAAATTTCTGCCTCTCCATGCCAGTGAGCCTGTCCTGAGGCTGCggtaacaaatgaccacagacCATTTACTCTCTCCTCAGCCATGCAAGTCACAActctgagacccaggaggggcaggaccactgagatccaggcagggcagggccactgacatccgggaggggcaggaccactgagatccaggaggggcaggaccactgagatccaggcagggcagggccaccgAGATCCAGGacgggcaggaccactgagatccaggcaggcaggaccactgagatccaggaggggcaggaccactgaaatccaggcagggcaggaccactgagatccaggcagggcagggccactgacaTCCAGGacgggcaggaccactgagatccaggcgggcaggaccactgagatccaggaggggcaggaccactgagatccaggcagggcagggccaccgAGATCCAGGacgggcaggaccactgagatccaggcaggcaggaccactgagatccaggaggggcaggaccactgaaatccaggcagggcaggaccactgagatccaggcagggcagggccactgacaTCCAGGacgggcaggaccactgagatccaggcgggcaggaccactgagatccaggaggggcaggaccactgaaatccaggcagggcaggaccactgagatccaggcagggcagggcggctgagatccaggcagggcagggccactgacaTCCAGGACGGGCAGacaccactgagatccaggaggggcaggaccactgaaaTCCAGGCAGGTCAGGACCGCTGAAATCCAtgcagggaagggccactgatATCCAGggggggcagggccactgagatctaGGCAGGACCGCGGAGGTCCAGGTAGGACCACTGAAACCCAGGTGggacaggaccactgagatccaggagggacaggaccacttagatccaggcagggcagggccactgagacccAGGGGTGGCAGGACCACGGAGATCCAGGAAGGACAAGAcagctgagatccaggcagggcagggccgctgagatccaggcaggggagggccactgagatccaggaggggcaagcccgctgagatccaggcagggcagggccccttagatccaggcagggctgtgccccctccagaggctccaggggagggtccttcctgcctcttccagcttctggggct
This genomic window contains:
- the SLC25A6 gene encoding ADP/ATP translocase 3: MTEQAISFAKDFLAGGIAAAISKTAVAPIERVKLLLQVQHASKQIAADKQYKGIVDCIVRIPKEQGVLSFWRGNLANVIRYFPTQALNFAFKDKYKQIFLGGVDKHTQFWRYFAGNLASGGAAGATSLCFVYPLDFARTRLAADVGKSGTEREFRGLGDCLVKITKSDGIRGLYQGFNVSVQGIIIYRAAYFGVYDTAKGMLPDPKNTHIVVSWMIAQTVTAVAGVVSYPFDTVRRRMMMQSGRKGADIMYKGTLDCWRKIFKDEGGKAFFKGAWSNVLRGMGGAFVLVLYDELKKVL